The proteins below are encoded in one region of bacterium:
- a CDS encoding PorV/PorQ family protein — protein MNHIQRLIAALLVVLVTAGMGFGQVKKTGLTGAAFLKVGVGARAVAMGSAATSVSGDVNQMFWNPAGIALSNNQWQATFTYNRWIADLTHNAGAIAHDFGDFGTLGIGFVTLGVSGITADRDAVPSFLLNTFKPYDTETASTYDYLDLAVQVTYARNFTDKLSLGATVKFIRQGIDDVSATSYAFDFGSLYKLGFRGAVIGARINNLGRDLKFYDIGSPLPLVFSVGGSINVVQAEQYTVALLADATKPQDSDQLIFAGGEFSFTDKLAFRGGYKFNYSGVTDSKRNEFDQRKIEARRTEEGFSAGAGLKVPMGDNRVVLDYAFTEFGILDTTHRFSLNLTF, from the coding sequence ATGAATCACATACAACGCCTCATCGCAGCGCTGTTGGTGGTGCTCGTGACTGCCGGCATGGGCTTCGGCCAGGTGAAAAAGACCGGACTCACGGGCGCGGCGTTCTTGAAGGTCGGTGTCGGCGCGCGCGCCGTAGCCATGGGGTCGGCCGCGACCTCGGTCTCCGGCGACGTCAACCAGATGTTTTGGAACCCCGCCGGCATTGCCTTGAGCAACAACCAATGGCAGGCCACGTTCACTTACAACCGGTGGATTGCCGACCTGACCCACAACGCCGGCGCCATTGCGCATGATTTTGGCGATTTTGGCACCCTGGGCATTGGCTTTGTGACCCTGGGCGTCTCCGGGATCACCGCCGATCGCGATGCCGTGCCCAGCTTCCTGCTCAACACCTTCAAGCCCTATGACACCGAAACCGCCTCAACCTATGATTATCTTGATCTGGCGGTGCAGGTGACGTACGCACGCAACTTCACCGACAAATTATCGCTCGGCGCCACGGTGAAGTTCATCCGCCAGGGCATCGATGATGTCAGCGCCACCAGCTACGCCTTTGATTTCGGCTCGCTCTACAAGCTCGGCTTCCGGGGCGCGGTGATCGGCGCCCGCATCAACAACCTGGGCCGTGACCTGAAGTTCTACGACATCGGCTCGCCGCTGCCGCTGGTGTTCAGCGTGGGCGGTTCGATCAACGTGGTGCAGGCGGAACAGTACACCGTGGCGTTGCTCGCGGATGCCACCAAGCCGCAGGATTCCGATCAACTGATCTTCGCCGGCGGCGAGTTTTCCTTCACTGACAAGCTGGCGTTCCGCGGCGGCTACAAGTTCAACTACTCCGGCGTGACCGACTCCAAGCGCAACGAGTTCGATCAGCGCAAGATCGAAGCGCGGCGCACCGAGGAAGGTTTCTCCGCCGGTGCCGGCCTCAAAGTCCCGATGGGCGACAACCGGGTGGTGCTGGATTATGCGTTCACGGAATTCGGCATTCTCGACACGACGCACCGCTTCTCGCTGAATTTGACGTTCTGA
- a CDS encoding carboxypeptidase-like regulatory domain-containing protein: MHDRTLRSVVGALLLAFVFLGATSALAGLGKIAGTVKDAQNGAPLPGANMVVVGTTLGASSDANGNYFILNVPPGVYSMRVTYIGYETVTISNIAVSLDVTTPIDISLTQTMVAGEEVTVVAERPLVDRTLTASRSNIGIAELNNTLPTSSIAQIVETTASTFRGYIRGGRKYDSRTLVDGINISDTYFSGGTGSNQVYQTYSGVRRSEGNETNMVEVNAQSVSELAVLAGTFNAEYDAASAGIINIATRDGGRKLSGKLFMRSSAGGLDYAGPKLYNDLPRYLADKQSLLNNRKAADSVKANLMTFNQASVDHYGLASDPTVDAELSLGGPLTSKGNFYFTGRLLNSNGRFLDEFNREANASLKLNYNLTNTQKITANAIVNDGGVLGGWKNRSFTSKYKFFPLGNPQNEKLGIVSYLAWTNNISPKTFFDVRASYTGRTSRFGYSDDDGDGIIEEGENGEFLILRSKEQSEKYLGVGGNGVIGTRRTAFTGDPGNDRYFDVPFSSGQYRFGQPGWYYEELKRNALQLKGDITSQISFHHQLKAGFLYRYHTVENFQQRTQVIKTFDKSFPFEQTSYKLHPKEWAFYAQDRIEYQGIIINAGVRVDAFDTGAEQFKDFYNVSRTDTLANGALQRTQLRAANVPVEWFIGPRLGISHPISDNAAMHYSWGRFFSPPPFGLLFENYGNWANPSLPVLQDVGLEPSKATAYEIGTQWSFLPDYSVDVTAYYRDISNYGTAGYTINPVAGQGFGSYTYLTSFGYADSRGIEVTLEKRPSGWLSGRFTYSYSYIKGAANASSISINKNSFSVVDGPIPFDDRYQWNTYPVNITGGGNALDSGFDREHRLSLTFLLDLPFDIDVTGISTAQSGFWYFLTNTTTDPRGREQDRSPWSYRTDLRLSKGLNLGGTRFARLFAEGRNLFNQSNILTWDSYNIPSSTLWEKNQDPTGDLNRPTTQDGLPLYDIAREIYVGIDFSF; this comes from the coding sequence ATGCATGATCGAACGTTGAGAAGTGTGGTTGGCGCCTTGCTGCTTGCCTTCGTTTTCCTGGGCGCGACGAGCGCCTTGGCCGGCTTGGGCAAGATAGCCGGCACGGTGAAAGATGCGCAGAACGGCGCGCCGTTGCCGGGAGCAAACATGGTGGTGGTCGGCACCACCCTGGGCGCCAGCAGTGATGCCAACGGCAACTACTTCATTCTGAATGTGCCTCCGGGGGTTTACAGCATGCGGGTCACCTACATCGGTTATGAGACCGTCACCATCAGCAATATCGCAGTGAGCCTGGATGTCACCACGCCGATCGACATTTCGCTCACGCAAACCATGGTGGCCGGCGAAGAGGTGACCGTGGTGGCGGAGCGGCCGCTGGTCGACCGGACGCTGACGGCCTCGCGCTCGAACATCGGCATCGCCGAGTTGAACAATACCCTGCCGACCTCGAGCATCGCGCAGATCGTGGAAACCACGGCCAGCACTTTCCGCGGCTACATTCGCGGCGGCCGCAAGTATGATTCCCGCACCCTGGTGGACGGCATCAACATCTCCGACACCTATTTCTCCGGCGGCACGGGCAGCAACCAGGTCTACCAGACCTACAGCGGCGTGCGCCGTTCGGAAGGCAACGAAACCAACATGGTGGAAGTCAACGCGCAGTCGGTTTCGGAATTGGCGGTGTTGGCCGGAACCTTCAATGCGGAGTATGACGCTGCCTCCGCCGGCATCATCAACATTGCGACGCGCGATGGCGGCCGCAAGCTTTCCGGCAAGCTGTTCATGCGTAGCAGCGCCGGCGGCCTGGATTATGCCGGCCCGAAGCTTTATAACGACCTGCCACGTTATCTGGCGGACAAGCAGTCCCTGCTCAACAACCGCAAAGCGGCTGACAGCGTGAAGGCCAACCTGATGACGTTCAATCAGGCGAGCGTCGATCATTACGGTTTGGCCAGTGATCCCACCGTCGACGCCGAGCTGTCACTGGGCGGCCCGTTGACGAGCAAGGGCAACTTCTATTTCACCGGCCGTTTGCTGAACTCCAATGGCCGCTTTCTCGATGAGTTCAACCGCGAAGCCAACGCCTCGCTCAAGTTGAACTACAATCTGACCAATACCCAGAAGATCACCGCCAATGCCATCGTCAACGACGGCGGCGTGCTGGGAGGCTGGAAGAATCGTTCCTTCACCAGCAAGTATAAATTCTTCCCGCTCGGCAATCCCCAAAACGAAAAGCTCGGCATTGTGAGCTACCTGGCGTGGACGAACAACATTTCGCCCAAGACCTTCTTCGACGTGCGCGCGAGCTACACCGGCCGCACCTCGCGCTTCGGCTATTCCGATGACGACGGCGACGGCATCATCGAAGAGGGCGAAAACGGCGAGTTTCTGATTCTCCGCAGCAAGGAGCAATCCGAGAAGTACCTGGGCGTGGGTGGCAACGGTGTGATCGGCACTCGCCGCACCGCCTTCACCGGCGACCCGGGCAACGACCGCTACTTCGACGTGCCCTTCAGCTCCGGCCAGTATCGCTTCGGCCAGCCCGGCTGGTACTACGAAGAATTGAAGCGCAATGCCCTGCAACTGAAAGGTGATATCACCAGCCAGATCAGTTTCCACCATCAGCTCAAAGCCGGATTCCTGTACCGTTATCACACGGTGGAGAACTTCCAGCAACGCACCCAGGTCATCAAGACCTTCGACAAGAGCTTCCCCTTCGAACAAACCTCGTACAAGCTGCATCCCAAGGAATGGGCCTTCTACGCCCAGGATCGCATCGAGTATCAGGGCATCATCATCAACGCCGGCGTGCGCGTGGATGCGTTTGACACCGGCGCCGAGCAGTTCAAAGATTTCTACAACGTTTCCCGCACCGACACGCTTGCCAACGGCGCCCTGCAACGCACGCAGTTGCGCGCCGCCAATGTACCGGTGGAATGGTTCATCGGCCCGCGCCTGGGTATTTCGCACCCGATTTCCGACAACGCGGCCATGCACTATTCCTGGGGCCGTTTCTTCTCCCCGCCGCCGTTCGGCTTGCTGTTCGAAAACTACGGCAACTGGGCCAATCCTTCCCTGCCCGTGCTGCAAGACGTCGGTTTGGAGCCGTCCAAGGCCACAGCCTACGAAATCGGCACGCAGTGGTCGTTCCTGCCGGACTATTCGGTTGACGTCACGGCCTATTACCGCGACATCAGCAACTACGGCACCGCCGGTTACACGATCAATCCGGTGGCCGGACAAGGCTTTGGTTCTTACACCTATCTGACCAGTTTTGGCTACGCCGATTCCCGTGGTATCGAAGTCACGCTGGAGAAGCGGCCTTCGGGCTGGTTGTCCGGCCGTTTCACCTACTCCTACAGCTACATCAAGGGCGCGGCCAATGCCTCTTCGATCTCCATCAACAAGAACTCCTTCTCGGTGGTGGATGGGCCGATCCCCTTCGACGATCGCTATCAGTGGAATACCTATCCGGTGAACATCACCGGCGGCGGCAACGCGCTGGATTCCGGCTTCGACCGGGAACACCGCCTGTCGTTGACCTTCCTGCTCGATCTGCCGTTTGACATCGATGTGACCGGCATCAGCACGGCGCAAAGCGGGTTCTGGTATTTCCTGACCAACACCACCACGGATCCGCGCGGCCGTGAACAAGACCGCTCGCCGTGGAGCTATCGCACCGACCTCCGCTTGTCCAAGGGCCTGAATCTCGGCGGCACGCGCTTCGCCCGGCTGTTCGCGGAAGGGCGCAACCTGTTCAACCAGAGCAACATCCTGACCTGGGACAGCTACAATATCCCGAGCTCGACCCTGTGGGAGAAGAATCAGGATCCCACCGGCGATTTGAACCGGCCGACGACGCAGGATGGTCTGCCGCTCTACGACATCGCGCGTGAGATCTATGTCGGCATTGATTTCTCGTTCTAA